From one Bombus huntii isolate Logan2020A chromosome 17, iyBomHunt1.1, whole genome shotgun sequence genomic stretch:
- the LOC126875080 gene encoding asparagine--tRNA ligase, cytoplasmic produces the protein MPAMESSKPLLDAIYTSQKYGNDETGNGTDTNPFKTILRAMRYVGKEPFPPFYQDSNEDGKKYVIVSKSQFKKAQKIWARNEYKNEDKQKKLLEDEEKRLKNLEEAKTIIIQEDTTLSPAICIKIRDSIYHRDQRVKLFGWVHRLRRQGRALMFITLRDGTGFLQCVLSNILCQTYNALTLSTEASIEIFGTLKIVPEGKNAPNGHELHVDYWRLIGTSPPGGADSILNEEALPDVQLDNRHIMIRGENTSRVLLVRSVLMQAFRDHFNEKGYSEVTPPTLVQTQVEGGSTLFKLDYFGEEAFLTQSSQLYLETCLPAMGDVYCIAQSYRAEQSRTRRHLAEYTHVEAEYAFITFEELLDRLEDMICDVVDRVLKSKFGYLVKELNPDFKIPRKPFKRMDYKDAIEYLQINNITKDDGTFYEFGEDIPEMPERKMTDIINEPIMLCRFPAEIKSFYMQRCADDKRLTESVDVLLPNVGEIVGGSMRIWDYDELLEGYSSANIDPKPYYWYTDQRKYGTCPHGGFGLGLERFLCWLLNRYHIREACLYPRFLERCRP, from the exons ATGCCAGCGATGGAGTCTTCTAAACCATTATTAG atGCAATTTATACTTCTCAAAAGTATGGGAACGATGAGACTGGCAATGGTACTGACACTAATCCTTTTAAAACGATTTTGAGAGCAATGCGTTATGTAGGAAAAGAACCATTTCCACCATTTTATCAAGATTCTAACGAGGATGGAAAAAAATATGTGATAGTATCGAAATCACAATTTAAAAAAGCACAAAAAATTTGGGCAAGgaatgaatataaaaatgaagacAAACAAAAGAAGTTATTAGAGGATGAAGagaaaagattgaaaaatttggaagaagctaaaacaattataattcAAGAAGATACCACTTTGTCACCTgcaatttgtataaaaattcgagaTAGTATCTATCATCGAGATCAACGAGTAAAACTTTTTGGATGGGTGCATAGGCTTAGACGTCAag GGAGGGCACTTATGTTTATTACATTGCGAGATGGAACAGGCTTTCTACAATGTGTACTTAGCAATATTTTATGCCAAACGTACAATGCGTTGACCTTATCCACAGAAGCttccattgaaatatttgGAACTCTCAAGATCGTACCAGAGGGAAAAAAT GCTCCGAATGGACATGAATTACATGTTGATTATTGGAGATTAATAGGAACATCTCCTCCTGGTGGTGCAGATTCCATTTTAAACGAAGAAGCTCTTCCTGATGTGCAGTTAGATAATAGACATATTATGATTCGTGGTGAAAAT ACATCTCGCGTATTACTTGTGAGATCTGTGTTGATGCAGGCATTTAGGGATCACTTTAATGAAAAGGGTTACAGTGAAGTAACACCACCAACATTAGTGCAAACGCAGGTAGAAGGTGGATCAACATTATTTAAGCTAGATTACTTTGG AGAAGAAGCATTTTTGACTCAAAGTTCACAGCTTTATTTAGAAACTTGCCTTCCAGCAATGGGTGATGTATATTGTATTGCACAGTCTTATAGAGCAGAACAATCTCGGACTCGGAGACATCTTGCAGA ATATACACATGTGGAGGCAGAATATGCATTTATTACATTCGAAGAATTATTGGATCGATTAGAAGATATGATATGTGATGTCGTTGATCGTGTCCTTAAATCAAAGTTTGGTTATTTAGTCAAGGAATTAAATCCTGATTTTAAAATACCACGAAAGCCATTCAAAAGAATGGATTACAAAGATGCAATCGAATATCTTCAAATTAACAATATAACCAAAGATGATGGAACATTTTATGAATTTGGCGAA GACATTCCAGAAATGCCAGAGAGAAAAATGACCGATATAATAAATGAACCGATAATGTTGTGTAGATTTCCTGCAGAAATCAAATCGTTTTATATGCAACGTTGCGCTGATGACAAACGTCTTACAGAATCGGTGGATGTGCTTTTACCGAATGTTGGTGAAATAGTTGGAGGTTCGATGCGTATTTGGGACTATGATGAATTGTTGGAAGGCTATTCTAGTGCAAATATAGACCCAAAACCATACTATTGGTATACCGATCAG CGAAAATATGGAACTTGTCCTCATGGTGGATTTGGATTAGGTCTTGAAAGATTTTTATGCTGGCTTTTGAATAGATATCATATACGCGAAGCATGTCTTTATCCACGTTTCTTGGAACGTTGTCGACCTTAG
- the LOC126875093 gene encoding TATA-box-binding protein, producing the protein MDQMLPSPGFSIPSIGTPLHQPEEDQQILPNALQQQQQQQSQQPQQPQQQYQLQQLHAMSPNIQSGMLMIGTPQKTMHAYATAPTFATPQSLMQPQTPQNMMSPHLQNSNHIAPPSIAPSTPGPMTPMTPASADPAILPQLQNIVSTVNLNCKLDLKKIALHARNAEYNPKRFAAVIMRIREPRTTALIFSSGKMVCTGAKSEEDSRLAARKYARIIQKLGFPAKFLDFKIQNMVGSCDVKFPIRLEGLVLTHGQFSSYEPELFPGLIYRMVKPRIVLLIFVSGKVVLTGAKVRQEIYEAFDNIYPILKSFKKQ; encoded by the exons atggatCAGATGTTGCCTAGTCCCGGATTTAGCATACCAAGCATTGGTACTCCTTTACATCAGCCAGAGGAGGATCAGCAAATTTTGCCTAATGCGTtacaacaacagcaacagcaacaatCGCAGCAACCACAACAACCACAACAACAATATCAATTACAACAATTGCATGCTATGAGTCCAAACATCCAAAGTGGAATGCTTATGATTGGGACGCCACAAAAAACTATGCATGCCTATGCAACAGCACCTACTTTTGCAACACCACAAAGTCTTATGCAACCACAAACGCCG CAAAATATGATGTCTCCACATCTACAAAATAGTAATCATATAGCTCCTCCATCTATAGCGCCGTCTACTCCTGGTCCTATGACACCTATGACACCAGCTTCTGCAGATCCAGCAATACTACCACAACTTCA GAATATTGTTTCTACAGTTAATTTAAACTGCAAgttagatttaaaaaaaatagctcTTCATGCTAGAAATGCAGAATATAATCCAAAGAGATTTGCTGCAGTTATTATGAGGATAAGGGAACCAAGAACTACTGCTTTAATATTTAGTAGTGGAAAAATGGTTTGTACTGGAGCAAAAAGTGAAGAAGATTCTCGATTGGCTGCAAGAAAGTATGCCAGAATTATTCAAAAGCTTGGTTTTCCT GCAAAATTTCTTGATTTCAAAATACAAAACATGGTAGGCAGCTGTGATGTGAAATTTCCAATTAGATTAGAAGGATTAGTACTTACACATGGACAATTCTCTTCATATGAACCAGAACTCTTCCCTGGATTAATATATCGTATGGTTAAACCCAGAATCGTTTTATTGATATTTGTTTCAGGAAAAGTAGTTTTAACAG GAGCAAAAGTTAGGCAGGAGATCTATGAAGCATTTGATAATATCTATCCCATTTTGAAGAGTTTTAAAAAgcaatga
- the LOC126875096 gene encoding exosome complex component MTR3-like isoform X2: MLQTLIVLKTGIVSQAKGSAYIELGNTKVVCSVFDPREVSNKNGYCAQGEIYCEFKFAPFSCQKRKIHQQNAEEKQYSLILQRALEPAVCLHEFPNFQVDVYVMVLDNAGSSLAAAIMAASTALANAGVPMFGLVTASTIGIYDNHYLMDPTDIEEAICNTQPDNQGDFNHGTITLASLPQHNQISEVFLIGSINTNSVVKATEILTTANKDICPVLQQCLVKTIMKLHN, from the exons atgttacaAACACTTATAG TTTTAAAAACAGGTATAGTTAGTCAAGCCAAAGGTTCTGCATATATAGAATTGGGAAATACAAAAGTAGTTTGTTCGGTGTTTGACCCTAGGGAGGTATCAAACAAGAATGGCTACTGCGCACAAGGAGAAATTTATTGTGAATTTAAATTTGCACCATTCTCTTGtcagaaacgaaaaattcatCAGCAAAATGCAGAAGAAAAACAATATAGCTTAATTTTGCAAAGGGCATTAGAACCAGCTGTGTGCTtg CATGAATTTCCTAATTTTCAAGTAGATGTATATGTAATGGTCTTGGATAATGCTGGTTCTTCATTAGCAGCTGCAATTATGGCTGCTAGTACCGCTTTAGCTAATGCAGGTGTTCCTATGTTTGGTTTAGTTACAGCTTCTACTATA GGTATATATGATAACCATTACCTAATGGATCCTACGGACATAGAAGAAGCAATATGCAATACACAACCAGATAACCAAGGCGATTTTAATCATGGGACAATTACATTAGCTAGTCTTCCACAACATAATCAAATATCTGAAGTATTTTTAATTGGCAGTATTAACACAAACTCTGTTGTAAAAGCAACAGAAATTTTAACAACAGCCAATAAAGATATTTGTCCTGTACTTCAACAATGTTTAGTAAAAACTATTATGAAACTAcataattaa
- the LOC126875096 gene encoding exosome complex component MTR3-like isoform X1 — MPIDQKRLNGPEVTVPYHIYSDLNEKSDKVKHDLSERSDKRTNNEMRKIFLKTGIVSQAKGSAYIELGNTKVVCSVFDPREVSNKNGYCAQGEIYCEFKFAPFSCQKRKIHQQNAEEKQYSLILQRALEPAVCLHEFPNFQVDVYVMVLDNAGSSLAAAIMAASTALANAGVPMFGLVTASTIGIYDNHYLMDPTDIEEAICNTQPDNQGDFNHGTITLASLPQHNQISEVFLIGSINTNSVVKATEILTTANKDICPVLQQCLVKTIMKLHN, encoded by the exons ATGCCTATCGATCAAAAACGGCTTAATGGTCCAGAAGTAACTGTGCCTTATCATATTTACTCTGATCTTAATGAAAAAAGTGACAAAGTAAAACATGATCTTAGTGAAAGAAGTGATAAACGGACCAACAATGAAATGCGAAAAATAT TTTTAAAAACAGGTATAGTTAGTCAAGCCAAAGGTTCTGCATATATAGAATTGGGAAATACAAAAGTAGTTTGTTCGGTGTTTGACCCTAGGGAGGTATCAAACAAGAATGGCTACTGCGCACAAGGAGAAATTTATTGTGAATTTAAATTTGCACCATTCTCTTGtcagaaacgaaaaattcatCAGCAAAATGCAGAAGAAAAACAATATAGCTTAATTTTGCAAAGGGCATTAGAACCAGCTGTGTGCTtg CATGAATTTCCTAATTTTCAAGTAGATGTATATGTAATGGTCTTGGATAATGCTGGTTCTTCATTAGCAGCTGCAATTATGGCTGCTAGTACCGCTTTAGCTAATGCAGGTGTTCCTATGTTTGGTTTAGTTACAGCTTCTACTATA GGTATATATGATAACCATTACCTAATGGATCCTACGGACATAGAAGAAGCAATATGCAATACACAACCAGATAACCAAGGCGATTTTAATCATGGGACAATTACATTAGCTAGTCTTCCACAACATAATCAAATATCTGAAGTATTTTTAATTGGCAGTATTAACACAAACTCTGTTGTAAAAGCAACAGAAATTTTAACAACAGCCAATAAAGATATTTGTCCTGTACTTCAACAATGTTTAGTAAAAACTATTATGAAACTAcataattaa